A section of the Akkermansia muciniphila genome encodes:
- a CDS encoding SDR family NAD(P)-dependent oxidoreductase, with the protein MQTPRFQYDRIIITGASSGFGEAFAGTLAPHAGELVLIARREDALRRLASALEERHPGLRASVVPCDLADEASLDSLVSRLDGLPPGRTLLVNNAGAGDYGEFADGRWEKIRALLRLNVESLTRLCHALIPGMKRNGGDIINISSLGALLPIPDFAVYAATKAYVSSLSEALRLELREHGIRVLAVCPGPVSTGFGKAARRPGFTGNMMPGRNAFDTSVETVVKDTLRALSRGRARVFPGMKIRLAALLLNIAPLGLIRFFMGRRPRKIQPAPNDSPSSAS; encoded by the coding sequence ATGCAAACCCCACGCTTCCAGTACGACAGGATTATCATCACGGGCGCCTCGTCCGGCTTCGGGGAGGCCTTTGCCGGAACGCTGGCCCCTCATGCGGGGGAACTGGTGCTCATCGCCCGCAGGGAAGACGCCCTGCGCCGGCTTGCCTCTGCACTGGAAGAACGCCATCCCGGCCTGCGCGCCTCCGTAGTGCCGTGCGACCTGGCGGATGAAGCTTCCCTGGACAGTCTCGTTTCCCGTCTGGACGGCCTGCCGCCCGGCAGAACCCTGCTGGTCAATAACGCGGGAGCCGGGGACTACGGAGAGTTTGCGGACGGGCGCTGGGAAAAAATACGCGCCCTGCTCCGCCTGAACGTGGAGAGCCTTACCCGCTTGTGCCATGCCCTGATTCCCGGCATGAAACGGAACGGCGGGGACATCATCAACATCAGCTCCCTGGGAGCCCTGCTCCCTATCCCGGATTTTGCCGTTTATGCGGCCACCAAGGCTTACGTGTCCAGCCTGTCGGAAGCGTTGCGCCTGGAACTTCGCGAACACGGCATCCGCGTGCTGGCCGTCTGCCCCGGCCCGGTTTCCACGGGGTTCGGAAAGGCCGCGCGCCGTCCCGGCTTTACCGGAAACATGATGCCGGGCCGGAACGCCTTTGACACATCCGTTGAAACCGTCGTGAAAGACACTCTCCGCGCCCTGTCCCGCGGGCGCGCCCGCGTATTCCCCGGTATGAAAATACGGCTGGCAGCCCTGCTGCTGAACATTGCCCCGCTGGGTCTGATACGCTTTTTCATGGGCAGGCGCCCCCGGAAAATCCAGCCTGCCCCCAACGATTCACCTTCTTCAGCATCATGA
- a CDS encoding ATP-binding cassette domain-containing protein has translation MIRWFFDIPSKLIHWRLNLVRTLGAYVPWLRRDDGSMKVHAGTLVDLFATILSGRRHLSARDADAALDILRYTFPEVEHRWLSNRFERSMRANLTVADVLASAASGRDETERMAIALEVLSLLINTGDPRMIGELFDQVTYGLELPGTANLLRQLLMTPDVEAQEPAYSVGFSAGIGAEVSLPEQDKGISFRLIRCSRLVLVVNDGSKPIVVRGRHLAPGGVMPLTNGQVVLLPSGPLSFEDFAFFLDCKRSGKQEVCYISLDNGALQISRVRSRASEVRVNMGLACEVEVLRPEVEFMVDGRRLYPGENVRMAYYSSFTLDGEGPFSMGEVQNSMSDIGRRFRLDPGTRKLRVTNLPEKARKGDMLLTPGLASGVVLEVSFSSATNSGWLEVVEASMPLLLNGRPVRGRVSLRDGDVVHLNAYHALRCRFSAGVLDEEYHAIRTLSVEGVTKEFMRSGRVLDNIDLTVKRGEMVCILGPSGSGKSTLLSMLAGHLPPTRGCIRYNNQLLYSAPDLIRPYIAFIPREDILDAAMSVSEHIAQATIIRRPRLTRSERARRVNAILKFLGLTHIASRRVGEMNARTISDGERTRLNLGLDLAGIADVFLLDEPISGLSTSDAKLVMQTMLNMSRDKMVIATMHRPSTAILNQFQKVLVLDHGGQMAYWGDVPGMMRYFRKAAVDMAIDVSEEARTAGGADYVFEVLEAPLSWHDRRRRQHPRLWQERFEGYRFRNVMGHHHEGGAPRTLYEGTLEFPPSPRRSVMQLWRLFRIWAVRTFLGRVRSRMGLYTMLLEGPVLALLISLTLRASSSPEYTFATALHIPSYLFLAIIVAMFFGLTGAASEVLKDRALLKREGNAKVFVTGYVLAKALVLTGLSAVQSALFLWVGNAILEIHEMFLIYLGTMTLTAFIGVSLSLLVSVFAKTERAALNMVPLLLIPQILMAGAIVRFDEMNQFIPWSAHRTDEHGRLKPGRVPLVAEFCPLRYSFEMMVVDQASKNVWERERETIQEKVDELKAQPHLNNREFEEFKLLKMALLHIAAIGADDPEQAKAAVRQVRRAAVNGYEKSYRQVIAGLEQQGKGKPSVKSFYVNDRIVMLDESAEIQRVSRDTLDRPEIFLARRQPLPWGNTGKAPDDPGYSADEGTVPTPWKDSLLLFLMGVVPLFITGRVLKRRLEKAR, from the coding sequence ATGATCCGATGGTTTTTTGACATACCTTCCAAGCTGATTCACTGGAGGCTGAACCTGGTCAGGACACTGGGCGCCTATGTGCCGTGGCTGCGCCGGGACGACGGTTCCATGAAGGTTCACGCCGGGACGCTGGTGGACCTGTTTGCCACCATTCTGAGCGGGCGCCGCCACTTGAGCGCCCGTGACGCGGACGCCGCGCTGGACATTCTGCGCTATACCTTTCCGGAAGTGGAGCACCGCTGGCTTTCCAACCGTTTTGAACGGTCCATGCGGGCCAATCTGACGGTGGCGGACGTGCTGGCTTCCGCCGCCTCCGGCAGGGATGAAACGGAGCGCATGGCGATTGCGCTGGAGGTGCTTTCCCTGCTCATCAATACGGGAGATCCCCGGATGATCGGGGAGCTGTTTGACCAGGTGACGTACGGCCTGGAACTGCCGGGTACGGCGAACCTGCTGAGGCAGCTTCTGATGACGCCGGACGTGGAGGCCCAGGAGCCGGCATACAGCGTCGGTTTTTCCGCGGGCATTGGCGCGGAGGTTTCCCTGCCGGAGCAGGACAAGGGCATCTCCTTCCGCCTGATCCGGTGCTCCCGCCTGGTGCTGGTGGTGAATGACGGCTCCAAGCCGATTGTGGTGCGCGGGCGCCATCTGGCTCCCGGCGGGGTGATGCCCCTGACCAACGGACAGGTGGTGCTGCTGCCGTCCGGCCCCCTGAGCTTTGAGGACTTCGCGTTCTTCCTGGACTGCAAGCGCTCCGGCAAGCAGGAAGTGTGCTACATTTCCCTGGACAACGGAGCGTTGCAAATCAGCCGGGTCCGCTCACGGGCCAGCGAGGTGCGCGTGAACATGGGGCTGGCATGCGAGGTGGAGGTGCTGAGGCCGGAAGTGGAATTCATGGTGGACGGGAGGCGCCTGTACCCCGGTGAAAACGTGCGCATGGCCTATTACTCCTCCTTTACGCTGGACGGAGAGGGGCCTTTCTCCATGGGAGAGGTGCAGAATTCCATGTCGGACATCGGGCGGCGTTTCCGCCTGGACCCCGGCACCCGCAAGCTGCGCGTGACCAACCTGCCGGAAAAGGCGCGCAAGGGGGATATGCTGCTGACGCCGGGACTGGCCTCCGGCGTGGTGCTGGAGGTTTCCTTTTCCAGCGCCACCAATTCCGGCTGGCTGGAGGTGGTGGAGGCCTCCATGCCGCTGCTGCTTAACGGGAGGCCGGTGAGGGGAAGGGTATCCCTGCGTGACGGGGACGTGGTTCACCTGAATGCGTACCACGCGCTGCGCTGCCGTTTTTCCGCCGGGGTGCTGGATGAAGAGTACCACGCCATCAGAACCCTCAGCGTGGAGGGCGTGACCAAGGAGTTCATGCGCTCCGGGCGCGTGCTGGACAACATTGACCTGACCGTGAAGCGCGGGGAGATGGTGTGCATCCTGGGGCCCAGCGGGTCCGGGAAAAGTACCCTGCTGTCCATGCTGGCCGGGCACCTGCCGCCCACGCGCGGCTGCATCCGTTACAACAACCAGCTTCTGTACAGCGCTCCGGACCTGATCCGGCCCTACATCGCCTTTATTCCGCGGGAGGACATTCTGGACGCGGCCATGAGCGTTTCCGAGCACATCGCCCAGGCCACCATCATTCGCCGTCCGCGCCTGACCCGGTCGGAGCGCGCCAGGCGCGTGAACGCCATCCTGAAATTCCTGGGGCTGACGCACATTGCCTCCCGCCGCGTGGGTGAAATGAATGCGCGCACCATTTCCGACGGGGAGCGCACGCGCCTGAACCTGGGGCTGGACCTGGCGGGGATAGCGGATGTCTTCCTGCTGGATGAGCCCATTAGCGGCCTTTCCACCTCCGATGCCAAGCTGGTCATGCAGACCATGCTGAACATGAGCCGTGACAAGATGGTGATCGCCACCATGCACCGGCCCAGCACGGCCATCCTGAACCAGTTCCAGAAGGTGCTGGTGCTGGACCACGGCGGCCAGATGGCCTACTGGGGAGACGTGCCGGGCATGATGCGGTATTTCCGGAAGGCGGCCGTGGACATGGCCATTGACGTTTCCGAGGAGGCGCGGACGGCCGGCGGCGCGGACTACGTGTTTGAAGTGCTGGAGGCCCCCCTTTCCTGGCATGACCGCCGCAGGCGGCAGCATCCGCGGCTGTGGCAGGAACGCTTTGAGGGCTACCGGTTCCGCAACGTGATGGGCCACCACCATGAGGGGGGCGCACCCAGGACCCTGTATGAAGGCACGCTGGAATTCCCTCCTTCCCCCAGGCGCAGCGTGATGCAGCTCTGGCGCCTGTTCCGCATCTGGGCCGTGCGCACCTTCCTGGGCCGGGTGAGGAGCCGCATGGGGCTGTACACCATGCTGCTGGAAGGCCCGGTGCTGGCCCTGCTGATTTCCCTGACTTTGCGCGCCTCCTCCAGTCCGGAATACACCTTTGCCACCGCCCTTCACATCCCTTCCTACCTGTTCCTGGCGATCATCGTGGCCATGTTCTTCGGCCTCACGGGGGCGGCCAGCGAAGTGCTCAAGGACCGCGCCCTGCTCAAGCGCGAGGGAAACGCCAAGGTATTCGTGACCGGGTATGTGCTTGCCAAGGCGCTGGTGCTTACGGGGCTTTCCGCCGTGCAGTCCGCCCTTTTCCTGTGGGTGGGAAACGCCATTCTGGAAATCCATGAAATGTTCCTGATCTACCTGGGAACCATGACTCTGACGGCCTTTATTGGCGTGAGCCTGTCCCTGCTGGTCTCCGTCTTCGCCAAGACGGAGCGGGCGGCGCTCAACATGGTGCCGCTGCTGCTGATTCCCCAGATTCTGATGGCCGGGGCCATTGTGCGCTTTGATGAAATGAACCAGTTCATCCCGTGGTCCGCCCACCGTACGGATGAACACGGGCGCCTCAAGCCGGGCCGCGTTCCCCTGGTAGCGGAATTCTGCCCCCTGCGCTACTCCTTTGAAATGATGGTGGTGGACCAGGCCTCCAAAAACGTCTGGGAACGGGAACGTGAAACCATCCAGGAGAAGGTGGACGAGCTCAAGGCGCAGCCCCATCTCAATAACCGGGAATTTGAGGAGTTCAAGCTGCTCAAGATGGCGCTCCTCCACATTGCCGCCATTGGCGCGGATGATCCGGAGCAGGCCAAGGCTGCGGTGCGCCAGGTCCGGAGAGCGGCGGTGAACGGCTATGAGAAAAGCTACAGGCAGGTGATTGCCGGGCTGGAACAGCAGGGGAAGGGTAAGCCCTCCGTCAAATCCTTTTACGTCAATGACCGCATTGTGATGCTGGATGAATCCGCGGAAATCCAGCGCGTCAGCCGTGATACGCTGGACCGCCCGGAAATTTTCCTGGCGCGCCGCCAGCCCCTGCCGTGGGGCAACACCGGAAAGGCTCCGGACGATCCCGGCTACAGCGCGGATGAAGGCACGGTGCCTACCCCCTGGAAGGACTCCCTGCTGCTGTTCCTGATGGGGGTTGTTCCCCTCTTCATTACGGGGCGCGTGCTCAAGCGGCGTCTGGAAAAAGCCAGGTAG
- a CDS encoding ATP-binding cassette domain-containing protein: MKLVCEAVCFGYAKGSLIFDNYSHTFRSGITILKGYSGCGKTTLLKILAGYLRIRSGHIITPHGVPLSNTKYRRKEVSYMFQGINLLPLASVERNLQLCAEMAMLPKKEWKDRASRLIGQLGLDSLRHKKAGTLSGGQAQRAALARTLMKDSSILLLDEPTSGLDDTNTGIIKDLIATQTADKICIVSTHDSRLLDIAHEIIDFNAPVSL; encoded by the coding sequence ATGAAACTGGTTTGTGAGGCTGTCTGTTTCGGCTACGCGAAAGGAAGCCTGATTTTTGACAATTATTCCCACACCTTCCGTTCCGGCATTACCATCCTGAAGGGATATTCCGGCTGCGGGAAAACCACGCTGCTCAAAATACTGGCCGGTTATCTCCGCATCCGTTCAGGGCACATCATCACCCCGCACGGCGTCCCCCTCTCCAACACAAAATACCGCAGGAAGGAAGTCAGCTACATGTTCCAGGGAATCAACCTGCTGCCCCTGGCCAGCGTGGAACGCAATCTCCAGCTATGCGCGGAAATGGCCATGCTCCCTAAAAAGGAATGGAAGGACCGGGCCTCCCGGCTGATCGGACAGCTTGGCCTGGACAGCCTGCGCCACAAGAAGGCGGGAACGCTCTCCGGAGGGCAGGCCCAGCGCGCCGCCCTGGCCAGAACCCTGATGAAAGACTCCTCCATCCTCCTGCTGGATGAACCCACTTCAGGACTTGACGATACCAACACGGGCATCATCAAGGACCTCATCGCCACCCAAACGGCTGATAAAATCTGCATTGTCAGCACGCACGATTCCCGGCTTCTGGATATAGCCCATGAAATCATTGATTTTAACGCTCCTGTATCTCTTTAA
- a CDS encoding FtsX-like permease family protein produces MKSLILTLLYLFKDTLHRWKERPASPLSRVLVSFFLSLCALSFLANYVLSTKLLQDEIRQSGGDLIIAYDVNPDGKPPLETLIQQRLPLLHPCNVLALKQVASATMGKSNYQIVEYDIAAYAQLKDLPIDRHPRLLLFGLKQELEQEGPRTIEMNQFSFPIHACHLPEHHVLGKVFPQGLIIVPAGTFSSQGLRAGSGTTIYIIQATEMTSALISGIETTLGNLVRLDQRFTSIRSTAPILRRLDILMGNQAECRAAFSIGIAVIVGILLTALASMEFQQNEYVYTLMKSFGVRPVFLVLNFIMENIFLVGGAFIAAVFCFMKTQKIVLGEFFKLQNTSLSLQDIMPDLTLLGISLFICVLVSSIPIIISANRQIGKVLK; encoded by the coding sequence ATGAAATCATTGATTTTAACGCTCCTGTATCTCTTTAAGGATACGCTGCACCGCTGGAAGGAACGGCCGGCCAGTCCGCTCTCCCGCGTTCTGGTTTCTTTTTTCCTTTCCCTGTGCGCCCTGTCCTTCCTGGCCAACTACGTGCTTTCCACCAAGCTGCTCCAGGATGAAATACGGCAAAGCGGGGGTGACCTCATCATCGCCTACGATGTGAACCCCGACGGCAAGCCTCCCCTGGAAACCCTCATCCAGCAGCGCCTCCCCCTGCTCCATCCCTGCAATGTGCTGGCCTTGAAACAGGTCGCCTCCGCCACGATGGGAAAAAGCAATTACCAGATTGTGGAATACGACATCGCCGCGTATGCGCAACTGAAGGACCTGCCCATTGACCGCCATCCCCGGCTCCTGCTTTTCGGGCTCAAGCAGGAGCTGGAACAGGAGGGGCCACGCACCATTGAGATGAACCAGTTCTCTTTTCCCATCCATGCCTGCCACCTGCCGGAACACCATGTTCTGGGAAAGGTCTTTCCGCAGGGGCTGATTATCGTTCCGGCGGGAACGTTTTCCTCACAGGGGCTCCGCGCCGGGAGCGGAACCACCATTTACATCATCCAGGCCACGGAAATGACCTCAGCCCTGATTTCCGGCATTGAAACCACCCTGGGCAACCTGGTGCGCCTGGACCAGCGCTTCACTTCCATACGCAGCACCGCCCCCATCCTGCGCAGGCTGGATATCCTGATGGGCAACCAGGCGGAATGCCGCGCCGCCTTTTCCATCGGCATCGCCGTGATTGTGGGGATTCTGCTCACGGCCCTGGCCTCCATGGAATTCCAGCAGAACGAATACGTGTACACCCTGATGAAAAGCTTCGGCGTGCGCCCGGTATTCCTGGTCCTCAACTTCATTATGGAGAACATCTTCCTGGTGGGCGGCGCCTTCATCGCAGCCGTCTTCTGCTTCATGAAAACGCAGAAAATCGTGCTGGGGGAATTCTTCAAGCTTCAGAACACCTCCCTCTCCCTCCAGGACATCATGCCGGACCTTACCCTCCTGGGCATTTCCCTTTTCATCTGCGTGCTGGTTTCCTCCATCCCCATTATCATTTCCGCCAACCGGCAGATCGGCAAGGTGCTCAAATAG
- the menB gene encoding 1,4-dihydroxy-2-naphthoyl-CoA synthase, producing MSAQWTTAREYTDIKYETTDDGSIAKITINRPHVRNAFRPQTVNEMLNALNAAHEDPKVGVVILTGEGPDAFCSGGDQKVRGNAGYIGEDGVPRLNILDVQRTIRTMPKPVVAMVAGYAIGGGHVLHVVCDLTIAADNAKFGQTGPKVGSFDGGLGSSYLARIVGQKKAREIWYLCRQYDAQQALDMGLVNTVVPLEKLEEETLSWCRQMLRHSPLALRCLKASLNADCDGQMGLLDLAGNATLLYYMSEEAKEGKNAFVEKRAPDFSKFPRLP from the coding sequence ATGAGCGCACAATGGACCACCGCCAGGGAATATACGGATATCAAGTATGAGACAACGGACGACGGCAGCATCGCGAAAATCACGATCAACCGCCCCCATGTCCGCAACGCTTTCCGCCCCCAGACCGTGAATGAAATGCTCAATGCCCTCAACGCCGCCCATGAAGACCCCAAGGTGGGCGTGGTCATCCTGACCGGGGAAGGCCCGGACGCCTTCTGTTCCGGGGGCGACCAGAAGGTGCGCGGAAACGCCGGCTACATCGGTGAAGACGGCGTGCCCCGCCTGAACATCCTGGACGTGCAGCGCACCATCCGCACGATGCCCAAGCCCGTCGTCGCCATGGTGGCAGGCTACGCCATCGGCGGGGGCCATGTTCTCCACGTCGTCTGTGACCTCACCATCGCCGCGGACAACGCCAAATTCGGCCAGACGGGGCCCAAGGTGGGCTCCTTTGACGGAGGGCTCGGCTCCTCCTACCTGGCGCGCATCGTGGGGCAGAAAAAAGCGCGGGAAATCTGGTACCTGTGCCGCCAGTATGATGCGCAGCAGGCGCTGGACATGGGGCTGGTCAACACCGTGGTTCCCCTGGAAAAGCTGGAAGAGGAAACCCTCTCCTGGTGCCGCCAGATGCTCCGGCACAGCCCCCTGGCGCTCCGCTGCCTGAAGGCCTCCCTGAACGCGGACTGCGACGGACAGATGGGCCTGCTGGACCTGGCAGGCAACGCCACCCTGCTCTATTACATGAGCGAGGAGGCCAAGGAAGGCAAAAACGCCTTCGTGGAAAAGCGCGCCCCGGATTTCTCCAAATTCCCCAGGCTCCCGTAA
- a CDS encoding DUF6941 family protein: MDILVSTLCDFAADYQGKLCIQGGFDSLVARQFPVVHPVCAVALRICLTPEDEGTHELGLSIVDADGTPLDKERMPIKINFPVPAFPEGASFFTRNLIMNFQGLRFEKPGNYSIDLTVDGELASRVPFRVVQVQEEAPQA; the protein is encoded by the coding sequence ATGGATATCTTAGTTTCTACTCTTTGTGACTTCGCCGCCGACTATCAGGGCAAGCTTTGCATCCAGGGCGGTTTTGACTCCCTGGTCGCCCGTCAGTTCCCGGTCGTCCACCCCGTCTGCGCCGTCGCCCTCCGCATCTGCCTTACCCCTGAAGACGAAGGCACCCACGAACTGGGCCTGAGCATCGTTGACGCCGACGGCACGCCGCTGGACAAGGAACGCATGCCCATCAAGATCAACTTCCCGGTACCCGCTTTCCCGGAAGGCGCTTCCTTCTTTACCCGCAACCTGATCATGAACTTCCAGGGCCTGCGTTTTGAAAAGCCGGGCAACTATTCCATCGACCTCACGGTTGACGGCGAACTGGCCTCCCGCGTGCCTTTCCGCGTGGTGCAGGTGCAGGAAGAAGCTCCCCAGGCCTAA